The genomic DNA CAACAATAATGAGCGTTATGAGTGAAGTAGGACCTGATGGTTTCAAGAAATTTCCAACTGCAAAACATTTTACATCTTGGCTACGTTTGGCTCCGAACAATAAAATAAGCGGTGGGAAACTGTTGAGCAGTAAAACACCTAAAGGAAGTAATCGACTTAAAATTGCTTTACGCAATGCAGCCAATGCTATTGGTAATTTAAAAGACACACATCTGTCTGATTTTTTCAGAAGAATTGCCTTCAGGAAAGGACGAACAGCAGCAGTAAGTGCCACGGCAAGAAAACTAGCGGTTATTATTTGGAAAATGATTGTGAACAAAATTCAATACCAGCCACCTACAGAATATCTGTTTCTTGATCAAAAAAGAAAACTGAAATTAGTGGCAAGAATTAAAAAACAAATTGCTAAATTTAAACTGACTAATGAAGAACTTGCAATCGCTTAAACTTGGAACGTTTTACGTTCC from Bacteroidota bacterium includes the following:
- a CDS encoding transposase, which encodes TIMSVMSEVGPDGFKKFPTAKHFTSWLRLAPNNKISGGKLLSSKTPKGSNRLKIALRNAANAIGNLKDTHLSDFFRRIAFRKGRTAAVSATARKLAVIIWKMIVNKIQYQPPTEYLFLDQKRKLKLVARIKKQIAKFKLTNEELAIA